The DNA window GGTCTCTCTCTGTTCACATCATGCCCAGTGCTCAGTGAAACCTCCCCAGAAATAATAAAAGGGCACAAGGTAGAGTGCTTGGTGCACATACTATGCATGCAGAAATAGTAAAGAAAAGGCTTTAAAACACACACTCGAAATAGAGGCCGACTCTTCCTCCCATTTACAGAACTCACTTCTTTGCCCAGAGAGCATTTGGAATATGACACGTAGAAAAGACTCAATATTTATGTGGTACCTTAGACCAGAAGGCACGGGtagattttttgaaatttttttttcttttttttttttttaacataaagttacttgcctttcttttttatttatttatttatttatttatttatttatttatttatggctgtgttgggtcttcgtttctgtgtgagggctttctccagctgtggcaagcgggggccactcttcatcgcggtgcgcgggcctttcactatggcggcctctcttgttgcggagcacaggctccagatgcgcaggctcagtagttgtggctcacgggcccagttgctctgcggcatgtgggatcctcccagaccagggctcgaacccgtgtcccctgcattggcgggcagattctcaaccactgtgccaccagggaagcccctcttttttgaAATTCTTGAGCTTTCTAAGGGCACTGCTACGGGAAGACTGGGTTACCAGTGTCTGGAGTTGGGCAAGAGGCCCTCGCTACCTAAGATGGGAAGGTGGAGGGATCTAGGAAGTCAGGGGTCTTGAAGTTATATGCTTGATGTTGTGACTCTTATCTCGGTTTCCTACTTCAGAAAAGGTTTcttaccttatagggttgttgcTGCTGTAGACCAGCAGGGCCTGGCTCACAGCTAAACCCTGGCTGGGAGAGTGAACACCCCACTGTGTTGAAAATATCTTGCAATAAGGAGGCTAGACAGGGGCCCTCGCGGCAAAGTTAAGGCTGGGACCAAGACCTAAATTTAACTTATGCGGAGAGGGCTGTTAGTAGGTGGCGTGGGGCAAGGGAATGTCGTTGAGGGGCAATGGAAGGGGCCAGGGTGCCCTCGACGAGGCGACAGTTCTACAGCGGGGAGCCGCAGCGTCTGCGCAGCGGGGGCAAGTGAACACGCACCGAATCCCACCTCTTCAATTTCAAAGCACTTATAATCGGTACCCCGGGCGCGGGAGGGCTTCTAAGACACGGTGATCTCCTCCTCCTcgccctcctcatcctcctcggAGTCGGAGAAGTCCGAAGGTTTGTCGGGGCTGCCAGAGTGCGCGGGCGAGTGGGGCAGCGGCCCTTCGAGGCGCGGGTCCCGCAGGTGCCGAGGGTCGGAGGACGGGTGATGATAGGCCAGGCGGTGGCGGAGGCTGCCCGGgccctcgtcctcctcctcgtcGTCGTCCCCGGGACCCTTCTGGCCCACGTCGCTGAGGTCCGGGTGCGGATTGAGTTTGGTGGGAAGGGTCTGCTCGCGGCAGCCCCCGCTAGACAGGAGCTCGCGCTCCTTGGAGTTCCGCCACTTCATGCGTCGGTTCTGGAACCAGATTTTCACCTGGGGCGAGAGGGGTGAGAGCCGGGGAGAAGCAGCGCTTAGCGCGgaaccgccgccgccgccgccgccgccgccgccgccgccgccgccgccgccgccgccgccgccgccgccgccagtgGGCGGGAAGGAGGCCCCGTTCTTCCTCTCTTTGCCGGCTCCCCACCCGGTAAAGTGAGTTCGGACCGGAAGTGGCCCGCACCCTACCCCCACCAGCTCGGCTGCACGCACCTCTCGCCCTCTCTTCCGGCACCTGGCCCaggtgggcgggggtgggggagacgcTGGGCGCGGGAGCGACGGGGCGGGGAGAGTGGCGGGCTATCGCGAGAAGCCTCCGGGAAGCTGGCTCGTGCACTTACTCCCTCCCTGGACCTTACCGCGTCTGTACAATGGGACCTAAGGGGTTTCAGAGAACCTGCCCGTTCGTACGATGCGtggggggaggggctctggggagACTGCCCTCACCTGTGAGTCTTTCAAGCCCAGCTTGGCCGCCAGCTTCTTGCGGTCGGGCTTGCTGATGTACTTCTGCTTCTGGAACATCTTCTCCAGCGCCTTGCGCTGCACGTCGGAGAACACGGCTCGACGCAGCATGCCCCGACGAGGCTTGCCGCGGGCGGCCAGTGGCCAGGAGAAGGTCCCCGGGATGGGCACGACGCTGGAGGACGCTGCGGAGGCCAGGGGTGCGAGGTGAGTGAGTGGGCGGTGGCCCGCCCGGGCCGGTGGCGTCCGCCCCACCATTGCGGCCTCCTTAGGTTTTTCTCTCTgatcccttcatcactttaaagcTCTGCTTTTTCTCCCCCTGGAGAATAGGCTACGAACCTACAAACCTGCGAGAGTGAAAGGCGCTTTCTGCCCAAATAACTTTCCCTTTCAGCCGTGCAAACCCGGATTAGGTAAAACCACGGAACCACGGAAACACAGAAAAGACCCCCCACAATAGCCTATTTCGTTTTTCCATTCAACGGTCTAAGGGAAACTAACTTGCGTGCATCAGCTAATATAGCTGCAGAAAAAagtaaattgtaaaaataaagtaGCCAGCCACTGGGTTCCCCCCTAAGCTTTTAACACGTTTGTGGCTTTTGCATTCTTTAGATGAAAACGAGGTGATTTACTGATTGGATAAAGAGGAGAAAATCCGCTTTGgattttttatgttttgaaaaatcCAATCagtattcatctttttttatattaatctttcctcccctcccccacaaaacGTAAAGAATTCGGCCAGAATACATGAAAAGTGGCAGCTAATTAGCACATTGACCGCTTCCCAATGGGTATTGGCATGATAAAAGGGGGGAGAGTTTCgctttaagggagaaaaaaaaaaccccaaaagaaacagagactctaATGAAGCGTGAATGGTAATTGTGTAGTAATGAACTAACAGAAAAAGACTAAGGACAAGCAGCGAAAGCCATATATTACTGGGACAAAAGAGATTTACACTTTCAAACTAAACACAACTGCAGGCCAAGACCATTGGGAGAATACTGATGGCAGAGGCTTCTCTTCCCCGAATCATTTTCATTAAATGGACATGAAAAGCTATTTATAAAGCTCGGGTTGTTTTTGTTAGAGCATTGAGATGGGGGAGAAAGGGAGCAAATTCCATTATCAGCAGTAGCATGAATGGTGAGGGGGGGTGaattctctctccccctttcaaAAATCAATTGCTTGTTTCTTTCGCTGATATTTGGAAGTGCTGTCGAGGTTCTACCCATCCCCCACCGACCATGCCCAGTCTCTCTTCCCTTTATAAGAGTTCCTGTCTCCTTAATCTTGACCAGCTGCAGAGTTTTTGAGCCATAGTTTGAGTCACCCCTGGGATTCC is part of the Balaenoptera musculus isolate JJ_BM4_2016_0621 chromosome 8, mBalMus1.pri.v3, whole genome shotgun sequence genome and encodes:
- the DBX1 gene encoding homeobox protein DBX1, which codes for MMFPGLLAPPAGYPSLLRPTPTLTLPQSLQSAFSGHSSFLVEDLIRISRPPAYLPRSVPTASMSPPRQGAPAALTDTGASDLGSPGPGSRRGGSPQTAVSPASEPTFLKFGVNAILSSAPRTETSPALLQSVPPKTFAFPYIEGSFQPFIRSSYFPASSSVVPIPGTFSWPLAARGKPRRGMLRRAVFSDVQRKALEKMFQKQKYISKPDRKKLAAKLGLKDSQVKIWFQNRRMKWRNSKERELLSSGGCREQTLPTKLNPHPDLSDVGQKGPGDDDEEEDEGPGSLRHRLAYHHPSSDPRHLRDPRLEGPLPHSPAHSGSPDKPSDFSDSEEDEEGEEEEITVS